The Papaver somniferum cultivar HN1 chromosome 3, ASM357369v1, whole genome shotgun sequence genome includes a region encoding these proteins:
- the LOC113356205 gene encoding uncharacterized protein LOC113356205 isoform X1, translated as MTLFGVHHHQLISLKALTIINQKSSKHCSPVNHKNPIQSSIHISFPCISCNYHFHFLTKPIPPKSSKLHSLHNSSSQKPSNKFSPEVILLLIYFITFLSLRILSSILPSDFSNRWNNLIAFSEEAEIRVCDKYPSHLWQAIVASEDRRFFRHCGVDFIGIARAVSSWSSKGGGSTITQQLVKNTLLKNERTLPRKAVEMVLAILLERRISKWKVLASYMSKIYWGHGIYGIESASNFYFGKHPSLLSLGESAMLAGIIPAPESRSPVRDMNRGKTFQVRALRRMVEVGFLDIQSALVIVEEPLHLSIGAPQNSNKLYLSKKELESSGKRGGRSSTNPTIWDWERESCVWELREYMERWALRIEKRKKGFGEEMSVIFFFKGKLNSLLLAAIFLEIFCKGEIISWNPRQPQPDNCIII; from the exons ATGACATTATTTGGTGTTCATCATCACCAACTTATATCCCTCAAGGCTCTCACTATCATCAACCAAAAATCCTCCAAACATTGTTCTCCAGTAAATCACAAAAATCCAATCCAATCATCAATACACATCTCCTTTCCTTGCATCTCTTGTAACTACCATTTCCATTTTCTCACTAAACCCATACCTCCCAAATCTTCAAAACTTCACTCACTTCACAATTCTTCTTCGCAGAAACCATCCAACAAATTTTCACCTGAAGTCATTCTTCTGCTTATTTACTTTATAACTTTTCTTTCTCTCCGTATTTTATCATCAATACTTCCTTCAGATTTCTCAAATAGATGGAATAACTTAATCGCTTTTTCCGAAGAAGCTGAAATTAGAGTTTGTGATAAATATCCTTCCCATTTGTGGCAGGCTATAGTTGCTTCTGAAGATCGTCGATTCTTTCGACATTGCGGTGTTGATTTTATTGGCATTGCTCGTGCAGTTTCATCTTGGTCTAGTAAAGGAGGTGGAAGTACTATTACTCAACAG CTTGTGAAAAACACCTTGTTGAAAAATGAGCGTACCCTACCGCGGAAGGCCGTTGAGATGGTATTGGCCATCTTATTGGAGAGAAGGATTTCTAAATGGAAAGTTCTTGCGTCCTATATGAGTAAG ATATACTGGGGACATGGTATCTACGGAATTGAATCAGCATCCAATTTCTATTTTGGGAAGCACCCATCACTTCTCAGTTTGGGCGAATCTGCAATGCTTGCTGGGATTATACCAGCACCTGAGTCTCGATCTCCAGTAAGGGACATGAACAG AGGGAAAACCTTCCAAGTAAGAGCATTGAGAAGGATGGTGGAAGTTGGCTTTCTTGATATTCAGTCAGCACTTGTAATTGTGGAGGAGCCTCTTCATTTATCCATTGGCGCTCCACAGAACTCTAACAAACTTTATCTGTCTAAGAAG GAACTAGAGAGCTCTGGTAAACGAGGAGGCAGAAGCTCAACCAATCCCACTATATGGGACTGGGAAAGAGAGAGTTGTGTGTGGGAACTAAGAGAATACATGGAAAGATGGGCACTAAGGATTGAGAAAAGGAAAAAGGGATTTGGAGAAGAAATGTCAGTCATTTTTTTCTTTAAAGGCAAATTAAACTCTTTATTG TTGGCTGCAATTTTCTTGGAGATCTTTTGCAAGGGTGAAATAATTTCCTGGAATCCCAGGCAGCCACAACCGGACAATTGCATAATTATTTAG
- the LOC113356206 gene encoding flavin-containing monooxygenase FMO GS-OX-like 4 — protein sequence MKSSNLMSSKKVGVIGAGASGLVASRELRREGHVPVVFERNNNVGGTWIYNPEVESDPLGVDPSRTIVQSSVYDSLRTNLPRESMGFRDYPFVVVEEMMMIKDEKKETSSRTGDNRRFPGHREVLNYLQDFANHFELIELIRFETEVIHVSLLDDQEGEKERKWAVKYKIRSSSSPPTFVVDEEVFDAVVVCNGHYTEPLIAEIPGIDTWPGKQIHSHNYRVPDPFRDQVVLLVGNSSSGEDLSRDIAGVVKKNALGDDTIVFQDGSSVLVDVILHCTGYKYTFPFLEINNTVTVDDNRVGPLYKHVFSPLLAPGLSFIGLIWKGIPYPIFELQSRWVAGVLSGRILLPSQEVMMLEVEDFYLKLEAAGVPKRYTHNTFDYQFEYSDWLAGECGFPLSEEWRKQMFEAVVKKRITHLEAYRDEWEDYNHLIMQAHEDFRNYVQIKLADNEQLL from the exons ATGAAGTCATCAAATCTTATGTCAAGTAAGAAGGTAGGTGTGATTGGTGCTGGTGCATCTGGGCTGGTTGCATCTCGTGAGTTGCGCAGAGAAGGTCATGTCCCAGTTGTCTTTGAGCGCAATAACAATGTGGGAGGGACATGGATTTACAACCCTGAAGTCGAATCAGATCCATTGGGAGTAGACCCATCTCGAACTATTGTCCAGAGTAGTGTCTATGACTCTCTCAGAACAAATCTCCCAAGAGAATCCATGGGGTTTCGGGATTACCCATTTGTtgtagtagaagaaatgatgatgATCAAAGATGAGAAAAAAGAGACTAGTAGTAGAACAGGGGATAATAGAAGGTTTCCTGGTCACAGGGAAGTATTAAATTATTTGCAAGATTTTGCTAATCATTTTGAACTCATTGAATTGATTCGGTTCGAAACCGAGGTAATTCATGTCAGCTTATTGGATGACCAGGAGGGGGAGAAAGAGAGGAAATGGGCAGTAAAATATAAGATaagatcatcatcatcaccacctaCTTTTGTTGTGGATGAGGAGGTATTTGATGCTGTAGTTGTTTGCAATGGCCATTACACTGAGCCACTTATTGCAGAAATTCCAG GAATTGATACATGGCCAGGAAAGCAAATTCATAGCCATAATTACAGGGTTCCCGACCCCTTCCGTGATCAA GTTGTGCTTTTGGTAGGAAATTCTTCCAGCGGTGAGGACTTATCCAGGGACATTGCAGGGGTTGTCAAAAAGAATGCCCTCGGGGATGACACAATTGTCTTCCAAGATGGAAGCTCAGTTTTGGTCGATGTCATTCTACACTGCACAGG GTACAAGTATACTTTTCCTTTTCTGGAGATAAATAATACTGTGACTGTGGATGACAACCGAGTGGGACCTTTATATAAACATGTTTTCTCGCCATTATTGGCTCCAGGGCTTTCGTTTATTGGGTTAATTTGGAAG GGTATTCCATATCCTATCTTTGAATTACAAAGCAGGTGGGTTGCGGGTGTTTTATCCGGTAGGATTTTGCTTCCATCTCAAGAAGTGATGATGCTGGAAGTTGAAGACTTTTATTTGAAACTGGAAGCTGCCGGTGTGCCAAAACGTTATACTCATAACACATTCGACTATCAG TTTGAGTACAGTGATTGGCTTGCTGGAGAATGTGGATTTCCACTTTCAGAGGAATGGAGAAAACAAATGTTCGAGGCAGTTGTCAAGAAAAGAATAACCCACTTAGAAGCTTATCGCGATGAATGGGAAGATTACAACCATTTGATAATGCAAGCACATGAAGACTTCCGCAACTATGTCCAGATTAAGTTAGCAGACAATGAACAACTTCTGTAA
- the LOC113356205 gene encoding uncharacterized protein LOC113356205 isoform X2: MTLFGVHHHQLISLKALTIINQKSSKHCSPVNHKNPIQSSIHISFPCISCNYHFHFLTKPIPPKSSKLHSLHNSSSQKPSNKFSPEVILLLIYFITFLSLRILSSILPSDFSNRWNNLIAFSEEAEIRVCDKYPSHLWQAIVASEDRRFFRHCGVDFIGIARAVSSWSSKGGGSTITQQLVKNTLLKNERTLPRKAVEMVLAILLERRISKWKVLASYMSKIYWGHGIYGIESASNFYFGKHPSLLSLGESAMLAGIIPAPESRSPVRDMNRGKTFQVRALRRMVEVGFLDIQSALVIVEEPLHLSIGAPQNSNKLYLSKKEKEGNSKTVCSSL, encoded by the exons ATGACATTATTTGGTGTTCATCATCACCAACTTATATCCCTCAAGGCTCTCACTATCATCAACCAAAAATCCTCCAAACATTGTTCTCCAGTAAATCACAAAAATCCAATCCAATCATCAATACACATCTCCTTTCCTTGCATCTCTTGTAACTACCATTTCCATTTTCTCACTAAACCCATACCTCCCAAATCTTCAAAACTTCACTCACTTCACAATTCTTCTTCGCAGAAACCATCCAACAAATTTTCACCTGAAGTCATTCTTCTGCTTATTTACTTTATAACTTTTCTTTCTCTCCGTATTTTATCATCAATACTTCCTTCAGATTTCTCAAATAGATGGAATAACTTAATCGCTTTTTCCGAAGAAGCTGAAATTAGAGTTTGTGATAAATATCCTTCCCATTTGTGGCAGGCTATAGTTGCTTCTGAAGATCGTCGATTCTTTCGACATTGCGGTGTTGATTTTATTGGCATTGCTCGTGCAGTTTCATCTTGGTCTAGTAAAGGAGGTGGAAGTACTATTACTCAACAG CTTGTGAAAAACACCTTGTTGAAAAATGAGCGTACCCTACCGCGGAAGGCCGTTGAGATGGTATTGGCCATCTTATTGGAGAGAAGGATTTCTAAATGGAAAGTTCTTGCGTCCTATATGAGTAAG ATATACTGGGGACATGGTATCTACGGAATTGAATCAGCATCCAATTTCTATTTTGGGAAGCACCCATCACTTCTCAGTTTGGGCGAATCTGCAATGCTTGCTGGGATTATACCAGCACCTGAGTCTCGATCTCCAGTAAGGGACATGAACAG AGGGAAAACCTTCCAAGTAAGAGCATTGAGAAGGATGGTGGAAGTTGGCTTTCTTGATATTCAGTCAGCACTTGTAATTGTGGAGGAGCCTCTTCATTTATCCATTGGCGCTCCACAGAACTCTAACAAACTTTATCTGTCTAAGAAG GAAAAGGAGGGTAACTCTAAAACAGTTTGTTCTTCTTTATGA